In the genome of Dermacentor variabilis isolate Ectoservices chromosome 5, ASM5094787v1, whole genome shotgun sequence, one region contains:
- the LOC142582487 gene encoding uncharacterized protein LOC142582487 isoform X1, whose amino-acid sequence MMKQFPWTAAATKALILFFRDHENLYNPEHKMYKNRMIRDKHLGTISAIIGCTPEEAKARFRNLRTYFFRENQKVNASKSSAAGATCGETYCSQWEFFEDLTFLRSCHHPRSNAATGPNNVPQGVDETDPIMVTDEASNEADAVAEAGDGHGEPGVSPEDDDAYDGESSHAAEVLAVLSQEPPLKKWRRQFEVAEHFRREDREPPQSAPCRQVSTNDGPKDENYYFAMMIAQELRHLEPIRRDMLKLRLLETVLQAKHNVLFERSASATLNPHG is encoded by the exons AAACAGTTTCCTTGGACCGCAGCCGCGACGAAAGCGCTGATCCTCTTTTTTCGTGACCATGAGAACTTGTACAATCCGGAACACAAAATGTACAAGAACCGAATGATTCGTGACAAGCATTTGGGAACCATTTCTGCAATAATTGGTTGCACGC CCGAGGAAGCGAAAGCGCGGTTCCGAAACCTGAGGACTTACTTCTTCCGCGAAAACCAGAAAGTGAACGCTTCGAAATCTTCTGCAGCCGGTGCCACTTGCGGCGAGACTTACTGCTCCCAGTGGGAGTTCTTCGAAGACCTGACGTTCCTGCGCAGTTGCCACCACCCTCGCAGTAATGCTGCCACTGGGCCCAATAACGTTCCCCAAGGAGTCGACGAAACTGATCCCATAATGGTAACGGACGAAGCCAGTAACGAGGCTGACGCCGTCGCTGAAGCTGGCGACGGCCATGGAGAGCCAGGAGTTTCGCCGGAAGACGATGATGCGTATGACGGCGAGAGTAGTCACGCTGCCGAAGTTTTAGCCGTTCTGTCGCAGGAGCCGCCCCTAAAAAAGTGGAGGAGGCAGTTTGAGGTGGCGGAACACTTCAGAAGAGAGGACCGGGAACCTCCTCAATCGGCGCCCTGCCGGCAGGTCTCGACGAACGACGGCCCCAAGGACGAAAATTACTACTTTGCCATGATGATTGCTCAGGAGCTTCGTCACCTGGAGCCGATAAGGAGGGACATGTTGAAACTCAGATTGTTGGAAACGGTGTTGCAGGCCAAGCATAACGTCTTGTTTGAGCGGTCAGCTTCTGCCACCTTAAACCCGCATGGTTGA